TTGTAGCATATTGGCGATGAACACAGTATATTATGGCCTGCCGAATGCCCTGCAAGTGACATCTTAAGACCATGGACCCGAGACAAACTTCAGCAGGGTATGAGAAGAGCACAGGCGTTGAATGAAATTCAAATTGCCCAAATGAGCTGTTGCTGTACAACAATGGCAAATAACAGCTATTGTTTCTAATGAACCAAACAAGACGGACAACTCCTATATCTACCTCCTCTTTGGAATTCGATGGTTTTGAAGAAAGGATTAAACAACGCGTTAACATGACTACAAATCCTCTAGAAACCAACGCGCTCATTAATCGTCATCGCGGCCGTATACCCAACACACCACTCGGCTCATCTACTGTGGCCTTCCTTCTTGGCGGTGTTTTCGCCTCTGGACTCTACACATTCGTTTCTGATATCTACCAACCGTCTCATTGGCTCACCTACCAACTTGGGTTTTTTATTGCTGCGTGGGCTTTCTTTCACTGGGCAGAATTTGCTGTGACTGCAGGATGGAACCTGGAAAAGTGCAGCGTGGATTGTGAGCCCGTCACCTTTCGAAATTCGCTGTCGGTATTAATTTGTTGAAAGCATACCTCTTGGAAAATGGTCCAATGTATCATATTGCTAATGGAGCTGCGCTGCTCGAATACCTCATCTCGCTGTACTTCTTCCCATCGTTCAAATCATGGCCTTATGTGTCGCAAATTGGTTTGATCTTGTTGAATCGCAATTTGAAAACGTAATAATGTGGAATCTGGATCAGGTATCTTAATGGTCATCGTCGGCCAAACATTGCGTTCTTCGGCAATGATACATGCCTCGACAAGCTTTTCGCACACCGTGGCATTCCACAAGCGTGATAGCCACAAGCTGGTAACGGATGGGATCTATAGGTCGGTTCAGTTTGCTTTGTATACTTCATCGAGCTCATTGGCTTCAGTTGGTTCCGCCACCCCTCGTATGCTGGATTTTATTATTGGGCACTGGGAACCCAGCTAGTACTTCAAAACCCTGTCACATTCATTTTGTTTACAATGCTGCTTTGGCATTT
The sequence above is a segment of the Psilocybe cubensis strain MGC-MH-2018 chromosome 4, whole genome shotgun sequence genome. Coding sequences within it:
- a CDS encoding Protein-S-isoprenylcysteine O-methyltransferase; protein product: MTTNPLETNALINRHRGRIPNTPLGSSTVAFLLGGVFASGLYTFVSDIYQPSHWLTYQLGFFIAAWAFFHWAEFAVTAGWNLEKCSVDSYLLENGPMYHIANGAALLEYLISLYFFPSFKSWPYVSQIGILMVIVGQTLRSSAMIHASTSFSHTVAFHKRDSHKLVTDGIYSWFRHPSYAGFYYWALGTQLVLQNPVTFILFTMLLWHFFYHRTREEERLLVKFFGDEYINYRRRVGTMIPFVP